A genomic segment from Hypanus sabinus isolate sHypSab1 chromosome 8, sHypSab1.hap1, whole genome shotgun sequence encodes:
- the LOC132398497 gene encoding ninjurin-2-like isoform X2, translated as MSTSTAGYRERAGEETGPALVAPFNFNKYATIKSMAEGMLDVTLLMSNAKQLALVINQGPEYKFYIPLTVLICLCLLIQIVIFLFLIFIAKTNVNEVEKQKKLNLWNIIVTFLIGTTLFLNVFITALMPGKKDITLT; from the exons GGTGAAGAGACTGGTCCAGCACTGGTGGCACCATTCAACTTCAACAAGTATGCCACAATAAAGAGTATGGCAGAGGGCATGCTGGATGTCACCCTACTCATGTCGAACGCAAAGCAGCTGGCACTAGTCATCAATCAAGGACCGGAGTACAAATTCTACATTCCTCTTACTGTCCTCATTTGTCTCTGCCTCTTAATTCAGATTGTTATCTTCTTATTCCTCATCTTTATTG CTAAAACCAATGTGAATGAAGTtgaaaaacagaaaaagctgAATCTATGGAACATCATTGTCACTTTCCTCATTGGGACCACACTTTTTCTTAATGTATTCATCACAGCACTTATGCCGGGAAAGAAAGACATTACGTTGACCTAA